CGACGAGCGTGTACGCGCAGCCGAATGCGGCGGCGATCGCGCACGGCGCGGCGAGCAGGCAGGCGAGCAGCGCGACGAAGCGGCCGATGTCCCCGAACGAGATCAGCTCGGCCGCGAGCAGCGCGCAGACGGCGCCGGCGAGCCACGCGAGCGCTTTCATCGCGCGACCTTCGGCGTGCGCAGACGCGCACGAACGGCCGCCGCGCGATCGTTCGGACGATCGTGGCGACGTGCGGCGAGATCGAGACAGGACAAGCTGATGGCTCCGCGTGAATGCGACTCTCGTCGGGAGGCGCCGGGCCGGCGTTCGCGTGCGGCGCGCGTCCGGTCCAGCATGCCTTGTCCGGGCGCGCGCCGCAACGCTTAAATTGCGACGCGAAGCGGCGCCGGTGTGCGGCCGGACGAATCACCGTAACGCGCGGAGCCGACTTTCCGATGGCGTTATCGTGACAAATCGGTTTAGGGCCCGTTCACGCCAATAACGCACGTTCTCCCGATTTTTGCGTTCATTCGCCGGGTTGGCCGGCGGAAGGGCAGATCGCCGCGCCACGCATCCTTGCGAATGCACAGAGTATTCGCTTCGTCCCGTTCCTCGCGCTCGGCCCTTCTGCCGGCCGGCGCAAGTCCGCTATCAGCGTGAACGGGGCCTAGGGCGTGTTCACACTACATTGGTTTGAGGTTATGCTTCGGAGATGGAAATCTCCGAAGCCCAATTCAAGCAGATCGAACATTGCCTGCCGCGACAGCGTGGCAATGTGAGCCTGTCGAACCTGCAAGTGCTCAACGCGATCCTTTATGTGGCCGAGCACGGATGTAAATGGCGCGGCCTGCCACCACGTTTCGGCCGCTGGCACACGATCTACACGCGCATGAACCGTTGGTCTCGCAACGGTGTACTGGACCGAGTGTTCACGGAGTTGCAGCGCGCGCAGATCATTCGCGTTCGGATTGAAGCGGTATCGCTGGATAGCACGATCGTGAAGGTTCATCCTGACGGCACCGGTGCGTTAAAAAAAATGGACCTCAAGCCATCGGCAAGTCTCGCGGAGGATGGACAACCAAGATTCATATGGTTGCCGCGGATGCTCGAACAGCCATAACGTTCGCACTGTCGCCCGGTCAAGCCGGCGATGCGCCGCAGGGACGTGCACTGCTCGAACGCCTGGGGCCGCCGAATCGGCCGCTGCACCTGCTGATGGACAAGGCGTACGAAGGTAACGAAACCCGACAACTCGCGCTCGATCTCGGCTTCATCCCGGTCGTCCCTCCGTTGAGTACGCGCGTCGAGCCTTGGGAATACGACCGGGAAATGTACAAGCGTCGTAACGAAGTCGAGCGGCTGTTCCGTCGATTGAAGGGTTTTCGTCGCATCTTCTCGCGCTTCGACAAACTCGACTTGATGTTCATTGCCTTTATCAACTTCGCCCTGATTATCGAAGCCCTTCGATAGTGTGAACACGCCCTAGACGATTCGACGGCGCGCGGGCGGCGGGCGCGCGGCGCCGCCGTGAACGGCGCGCGCGGCGCAGGAAATGAAAGGTGTGACAGATGAGGAAAGCGAAACGGGTCAGAACGCGATCGTCGTGCGTACGCCGACGATCGCTTCATTGCCGATTCGCGTGCCCGGCTCGTTCGGGTTCGGGATGCCGCCGCCCGGCCGGAATGCGTACTGGAAGTCCGCCTGCAATTGCCACCACGGCGTCATCTGATACTGGTAGGTCGCCTCGAGCAGCGTTTCCGCGCGGCGCACCGGATAGCCGGGCGTCTGGAACACGCCGGCGTCGCCGTCGGCGCCGCGCGCGTGCGAGCCGACTTTCGCGTAGCTGACGGCGAGCCCCGCCGTGTCGTTGTCGCGTCCGGCGAACGGCGCCCTCAGCGTGACGCCGGCATTCAGCGTGAAGTCGACCGTGTTGCGATCGCCGGGTGCGCCCATCACGCGTGCGAACACGTTCAGCGAGCGCGGGCTGTCCGCGCCCGGGCGCCATACCATCTGGTCCGCGACCGCGTAGAAGCCGTAGTTGCCGCGATGCGTCGCCGCGATGCCGTTGCTTGCCGGATCGGCGAGCGCGACGCCGTTCGTGTCGTAGCGCGGATCGGCGAAACGCTCCGAGTTGTACCAGACGCCGAGCTTGTACATGCCCGGCAGGCCCGCCGGCTGCGGCGCCTTCGGGTCGGCGGGCGGCGCGTTCAGCGCGTACTGGAGCTCGCCGATGAAGAGCGCGCCGTTGCGCAGGTTGAAGTTCGTGCCGTGGCGATTGAGCTGCTGCGCGTCGCCGACGCCGCCCGCCGGATTGCCGTCGAACACGCCCGCCATCACCGTCCACGCATCGGAGGGCTTCGCGCGCAGCCGCACGCCGAGCGACGACAGCGGATACGCGGGGCCGCCCGCCGGCATGTCGACGGCCGGCAGCACGGGCCAGCCGAACGTCGCGTTGATGAACGTGCTCGCGTACTGGCTCACCATGAATTCCTGATCGAGGCTTTGCTGGCCGATCTTCACGTCGGCGCGGCCGTTCGCGAACGACTGCTGATACCAAAGTTCCCAGAGGCGCGTCGTCCCCTCTGCCTCGATGCCGCTCGCCGTCTGCAGCAGTTGCAGGTTGCGCGACGTGAGGCTCGTGCCGTGAATCTGCAGGCCCGACACGTTGAACGTGCCGCCGGGCAGCCCGATGGCCTTTTCGGTGTCGACGCTGAAGCCGAATTGCGTGAGGCCGCCGTATGCGCCGCCGCGGCTCGTGCCGCCCGACAGGTTGCGCAGGTATTCGCTCGTTTCCTGCAGGTTCAGCGTGATCCCGTGATCGCCGAGCTTGCTGCGCAGGCCGCCCATGTCGCCGAACAGGTTCGAGCGTTCCCAGAAGCCGGTGGGAGCGGGCGTGGCGGCGGCATCGGGGGCCGGCGCGGCGGATCGCGTCTGCACGCCGTCGATGGCGAGCGCCGCGGAGGTGGCGGCGGCAGCGGGCGATGCCTGCGCGGCGCTTTCGGACGCGGAGGCGGCGGCGCTCGCTGACGCGGCTTGCGCGAGTGCGGCATGCGGGACGCCGAGCGACAGCAGCAGCGGCAGGCCGGAGGCGACGCCGGATGTGACGAGCATGTGATGAACGGTTTTCTTCATGACGAATCGTTGCTTGGATGAATGCGGGCGAGAATATCGCCCGCTCGCCGCTTGAGGTTGCCCGGCGGACACGGCGAACCGCCGGGCTTGCCGGGTGCTTACGAGAACCACCAGCTGACGCGCATCGCCTGATTCAGGCCGGTGCGGTAATCCGAGGCGGACAGCAGCGCGACGATCGCGACGGCGCCCGCGATGGCGCCCACGATCGCGCAGCCGACCGGCCGGGCCGGAAACCTGGTGCCCGGCAGCGTGCCGTGGCTCGCGGCGTTCGCCGCATGCGCGCGCGGCGAGATCGACGACACGACGAT
Above is a window of Burkholderia thailandensis E264 DNA encoding:
- a CDS encoding IS5 family transposase (programmed frameshift), translating into MEISEAQFKQIEHCLPRQRGNVSLSNLQVLNAILYVAEHGCKWRGLPPRFGRWHTIYTRMNRWSRNGVLDRVFTELQRAQIIRVRIEAVSLDSTIVKVHPDGTGAFKKNGPQAIGKSRGGWTTKIHMVAADARTAITFALSPGQAGDAPQGRALLERLGPPNRPLHLLMDKAYEGNETRQLALDLGFIPVVPPLSTRVEPWEYDREMYKRRNEVERLFRRLKGFRRIFSRFDKLDLMFIAFINFALIIEALR
- a CDS encoding carbohydrate porin, which encodes MKKTVHHMLVTSGVASGLPLLLSLGVPHAALAQAASASAAASASESAAQASPAAAATSAALAIDGVQTRSAAPAPDAAATPAPTGFWERSNLFGDMGGLRSKLGDHGITLNLQETSEYLRNLSGGTSRGGAYGGLTQFGFSVDTEKAIGLPGGTFNVSGLQIHGTSLTSRNLQLLQTASGIEAEGTTRLWELWYQQSFANGRADVKIGQQSLDQEFMVSQYASTFINATFGWPVLPAVDMPAGGPAYPLSSLGVRLRAKPSDAWTVMAGVFDGNPAGGVGDAQQLNRHGTNFNLRNGALFIGELQYALNAPPADPKAPQPAGLPGMYKLGVWYNSERFADPRYDTNGVALADPASNGIAATHRGNYGFYAVADQMVWRPGADSPRSLNVFARVMGAPGDRNTVDFTLNAGVTLRAPFAGRDNDTAGLAVSYAKVGSHARGADGDAGVFQTPGYPVRRAETLLEATYQYQMTPWWQLQADFQYAFRPGGGIPNPNEPGTRIGNEAIVGVRTTIAF